A stretch of Caldanaerobius polysaccharolyticus DSM 13641 DNA encodes these proteins:
- a CDS encoding helix-turn-helix transcriptional regulator, translated as MPKSVDSTQVERQWKILTILSWEKNWLSISDICEKLEVQFGEKVNRRTVQRDIDALSLVFPISEQQGSKGTVYALDSLKMDNIMMSFNELVSLYFLRENLKNHRDELGKTAYQLIDKIIKYLPAVYQDFIERLYRGFMVESNKKSDQVSMDVIDTLYKAISEKKTVRMKYYSFSSDKVTYREVDPYIIYYKDGYYYLAGFCRVHNDIRDFRVSRIMDVAILDKSFVVSKDFDRNKYNKYAWNILKGGGLATVKVLFKGNAARLVKEYERHRADSIVENEDGSVVFEKKVSSYEEIMRWILGYGSEAVVIEPRELACSIVEEINAMKEAYAKQGLSETDLNLYKE; from the coding sequence TTGCCTAAGTCCGTTGACAGTACACAGGTAGAAAGACAATGGAAAATTCTCACCATACTCTCCTGGGAGAAAAATTGGCTTTCCATCTCGGATATATGCGAAAAGCTTGAAGTGCAGTTTGGCGAGAAAGTAAACAGGAGGACTGTGCAAAGAGATATTGATGCACTGTCTCTCGTATTTCCTATTTCGGAGCAGCAAGGTTCCAAGGGTACGGTTTATGCTTTGGATTCGCTTAAGATGGACAACATCATGATGAGCTTTAACGAACTGGTTTCACTTTATTTCCTCAGGGAGAACTTAAAAAACCACCGTGATGAACTGGGCAAAACCGCGTACCAGCTTATAGATAAGATAATAAAGTATCTGCCGGCTGTTTACCAGGATTTTATTGAGAGGCTTTATAGAGGTTTTATGGTGGAAAGCAATAAAAAGTCTGATCAGGTTTCCATGGACGTGATAGATACACTGTACAAAGCCATTAGCGAAAAGAAGACTGTAAGGATGAAGTATTATTCTTTTAGCTCTGATAAAGTGACTTATAGAGAGGTTGACCCTTACATCATTTATTACAAAGACGGCTACTATTACCTGGCAGGATTTTGCAGGGTGCATAATGACATAAGGGATTTCAGGGTTTCCAGGATAATGGATGTGGCTATACTGGATAAAAGCTTTGTGGTATCAAAGGATTTTGACAGGAATAAATACAACAAATACGCTTGGAATATATTAAAAGGGGGAGGACTCGCTACTGTTAAGGTCCTTTTTAAGGGCAACGCTGCCAGGCTCGTGAAGGAGTATGAGAGGCATAGAGCTGATAGCATTGTGGAAAACGAAGACGGTAGCGTGGTTTTTGAAAAAAAGGTATCTTCGTATGAGGAGATAATGCGATGGATACTGGGTTATGGCAGCGAAGCAGTGGTGATAGAGCCTCGGGAATTAGCTTGCTCCATAGTGGAAGAAATCAATGCCATGAAAGAGGCGTACGCAAAGCAGGGTTTAAGCGAAACCGATTTAAATTTATACAAGGAGTGA